The region ATAGAACTGCTGGGCGAGCAGGCGCTTGTTGTACTCCTCCGTGAGTACCTGGGTTTCGCTCCGGTACAGCTCCGGGTCAATCTGGCCGGCGTTTCGCTGCTCAGTGAGCGCATTCAAATCTTCGACATACTTCTGCCGCATCGCCAGATCAGCCCGCATACGATCACGGGCTTTGTCGCCCATGCCGATGCCGGCCAGCTCCTGGGAAAAGCCGTTGACGGTATTCTGCGTGCCGGTAGCCTGAGCTGCCTTGAATGCGCTGAGCTTCAGGGCATCCTCGTTGGCCTTCTTGATCTTGTTCAGGCCATCCAGCTCGGCCGCCATTTCAAGAAGTCGCTTCTGTTGAGCCTTGGACAGATTGCCAAGCTTGCCCTCCTGTAACTCGAAGGAGAGCTTGGCCACTTCGGTGGCGTCCTTCTGCTTGTCGCCGGTGGTATTGATCAGCTCAATCTGGCGCTTGTAGCCTTCCTCGGTAGACTCGAAGTCCTTGAGCTGCTTCTTGGTTGCAGACTCGCCTTCGGACAAGTTCTTACGCCCAGCCTTGGCTGCAGCATCATCAGCTTTCTTCTGCGCATCGCGAGCTGCCGCAGCAGAACGGATGGCGACTATTTGTCCCTCGGTGAGTAGCGTGTTCTCTGCGATGAACCGGTTCGCCGCATCGAGGCTGGTTTTGTCTTGTGCTGTCGCGAGCTGTTTGAGCAGCTGGTCCAGGTACTTCTGACCGTCTTGCGCCGCGACCGCCCGTGCTGCTGCATTCTCTCGTTCTGACCGGGTATTGGAATCAGTCTCGCCAGTGAGCTGGGCAATCACCTCGGTCAGATGTTGAACCACCTTTGCCTTAGTGGCGGCAGCACCACCGCTGTCATTCAGGGCGTCCGCCATCTCCGCAGTCACGCCCGGAATCACGCGAACTTGATCAGCGACAGACTTCCAGTCGACAACCATGCCGGCTGCCTGGTCGGCAGATGCCTTCTTGACGATGTCCATCGCCGACTGAAATTCAGTAGGCAAAGGCGCGATACCAGCCATGAAGCCTGACGCACCGGCGAGACCAGCATTAGTTAGGTTGCTCTGGAACTCAAATGCGAGCGCCCCTGACACAGCAGAAAGGTCACTCTTTGCATCCTCAAGATCTGACCGGAGCCCACGAAGCGCAGTTGACTGCGAGGCCCGATCAAGCTCGTTGAACTTCTCAATAAGCTTGTCAATTGGCCCGGATAGATCACCTAACTTTTCTTCGAGATACCCTGTGTTATCCCGCAAAGTCAGGAATGCGGTGGCAGCACCCACTGCAAGCGCAATGACTCCAGCCGGGCCGCCGAGCATCCCCAGAAGGCTGAAACTCGCCCCTTTCACTGCTTCTTGCGCAACCCCTACAGCGGCGGTGGCCCGAGCCTCCACCATCCTCGCCTGGGCCAGTTGCAGCGATAGCTGCGTTTGAACTGCGGTGCCTCTGGCCGCCACCGCTTCCTTTTCGGCCAAGAAGACTGTCGTCTGCGCCTTGCGTTGCTCAGCTTGGGCGGCTATCAGAACAGCTGCAGCCTGCGCCTTCCTTGCAGATGCATCTTTAATCGCGGCATAGGCAGAACCGACAGATGCAATGCCGTATTTGGCGATCGCAGCTGTAGCCGCCGCAACCGCTATATCAGCAAAGTAGAAGAAGTTGTCGCCAAGCAGCGCAATGCCGCTGGCTAGCTTTCCAGTGAAGTCGGTAGCCTCATTGGCCTGGCCAATGTAAACCGAAAACGCGTTGCTCAAATTCTGGAGCGCATCTCGGACGGCGACTCCCATGCTATCAGCGAGTTCACCGTTGGCCTTAGCTGACTTTTCCAAGCCCTCAGTAAGCAAGTCCAGGCTGAGCTTGCCCTCGATGCCAAGGGAGCGGATCTCTTCCGCGCTCCTGCCAGTGGCCTTCGCCAGGGTGTCAACCATCGTCGGCATTGCAGCCAGGATCGACTTCCAGCTATCCCCATCTACCTTGCCGGTCTGCAAAGCCTTGGAGTACGCATCGATTGCTGACGAAGCCTTGTCAGCACTCGCCGAGTTCGTCACCAGCAAAAAGCTGAAGCTATCCATTACATCCAGCGCCTGGCTGGTGCTCTTGCCCATGGACCTCAGGCTGTCAGCGGTCCCGATGTAAAGCTCTTGCGCTTCGCTCAGAGGACGATAGGTGCGCTTGGCTGTCTCGAGCAGGCGCTCTTGCACCAGGTTGTATTCGCCGAAGCTGCTGGTCGCAAGCTCGATCCGGTCAGACATCTGCGAGTAGGAGTCAGCGGCATCAATAACCGATTTGACCGAAATTGCGCCGGCAGCCAGGCCCATCGCATTCTTGATAAGCCCGCCCGCGGTGAGCGCGCTCTCGCCAACACGATCAAACCCCTCATCAATCCGCGCCAAGCTGCGATCAATTTTGATTGCACCCTGGGCCACCGAGGAGTCGGCTCGCGCAATCTCCGACCGAAGCTGAGCCGTAGTTGCTTCGATCCTGACGAGCATCCCCTGAATATCGGTATCGGCCATGCTTTTCTCCGGACAATAAAAAACCCGGAGTAATCCGGGTTTCGGTAACACTTCGGTAGCACTAGTCCTTTCGAGCGTTCGCCCTGTTCGCTTCTTGGGTGATGCGTTGAATGCGCTTCTCCAACCGCTTCTGCTCGCGATCTGGGTCGCTGCTGTAATTCAGCCATAGCATGCCGATAACAAAACACGCTCCAGCTATGATGGCTATCAAAGCCCAAACTGAAAACGCAGCGGCAAACAACCCGAGCGTCCAGGGCGCGAGAAGGACAATAATCACTATCAAAGCTAGAAGAATGAGCTTCTGCATAACCTGCCTCCATTCAGATCGCGTCAGGATACCAGAGGTTACGACGCCCTTCTTCCAGTAAGCGCCTGCCGCAGCTTGTCAGCCACGGTCGAGGCCTTTGGCTTTTCCTTTGGACCTGCAGCCTTTCCGTTGCCGAAAGGATTGGTCATCTGCGCCCACTCAATCTTGGCATCCAGAGCAAGGAACAACTCAGGAAGCGGTGTGCGCCAGGCTGATTCAGGCAACCATCCCAGCCAGCCCGTGGCAATCGCGAACAGCCGGTCAACGTAGCTGCCGTCCTCGACGACGCTTACGCCTTCCCGGCTTCCGCGTTTCCCTTGTCGGCGCCCCGAGGGTTGTACAATGCCACCAGATAGGCGTTCACCTGGGTCGACACTTCGAGCACGCCAGCCTGCCAGACCTTCTCAGGGATGGCTTCGGCTGTCTTGCCTTCCAGGTCCGCACCAGCGGCGATGATGATCGCAACACCGTCCACGCTCAGGGCGGTGATCACCTGCGACGCACCGCGCAGCCCACCAAAGCGGGACTCGATAGCTCGCACTGCTTTCAGGGTAGGCACCAGGTCGAATGACTCCTCACCCACTTTTACGGTGACGGTGCCATGTAAGGTCTTGTTCATGGAACGCTTCCTGTGAAGCCGGGGCCGAAGCCCCGGGCATTATGGGGTGACGGGCGCCGGGAGCAGCTCGAGAATGTCAGAGTTGATGGCGATGGTGACGTTACGACGAACCACGTTGTCGGCACTGCCTGGGGCTACGGTGTTGTTCATCACCTTGCCGCGGAAGTAGAACGTCGTCGGTGCGACCACTGGCGAGGCGTCGGGATCGCCGTCGTTCAGGGTGATTTTGATGCTGTAATCGCCTTTGCCACGGTCCTTGTGCGCCACCTTAAGCGCCTTCTGTCCAAGGTCGCCGTTGTCCAGGCCAACAGCCAGAGTTAGGTCGCCAGCATCCGCCGTACCCTTATACTTGCGCACTCGACCATTACGCAGCGAGGTGAAGGTGACGCTGCTGAAGGTATCGCCGAATTCGCCAAGGTCTTCGACCTCGCCAATGTCGACGTAGGTGTCCGCCTTGTACTCGGTTTCTGTATCGGCACCGGTCTTGCCGCCGAGCGCGATACGGCAGCCGGCAGCTGTATTGAGGTTGTCTTCAGACATGGAGATGCCTCCAAAGGCACATTGGATAAAAGCCGCAGCGCGGCCGATGGTGGATTTAGTGAGTGGTGATCACGCGAACCGTGATTGAGCCTTGATAGGTCACGCCGTCGGCATCGCGCTGGGCGTCGGCCTGCTCGACACGAACTGAAACAGCGCGACCGGTCGAAAGCGGTAGCCTGCGTTCGTCCAGGGCATTGATGATCTCGCCATTGATGCGTTTGACCTCGGCCTGACCAATGGCGTCGGACCATACCGAGAGGTAGATCAGACGCTGCTCACGCTTGCGGCCTGCGATCGGACGAATGTTCGCCGAGACTTCGCGATCAATGGAGACATACGGCTTCGGCGTATTCATCGGCGCGCCATCAAAAATGGGACAACTGACTTCAGTCGCGAGCCGCGTAAACAGCGCTTCCTGCAGCGCTACCGATGGATCAGGCATTTCCCACCCCCTGGCTCGCTTTACGAAGCGTACGAGTGACCGCCGCTTCGATCTCTGCCAGGACGAACTCTCGGTTGACCTGCATCGCTGGCCTGAGCCAGGGATGTGCTGGCCGGGCCGGAATGTCCGGATACTTGCCGAAAAAGTTCGCGCCGTCGCTCTTGTTCTTCGTGTCCCGACGCCCCAGCCGATTCTTGCCCTTTAGCTGGGAGCGGTCCCGATTAGTTGTGTGGCTGCCCGATACGGCATCAGCATCGGCCCGATGGTAAACCTTGCCGGAATAGCCTTTTGTCCCGTACTCGATGAAACGCAGGTAGAAGTAGCGCTGGTTATTCAGCTTGCCGCGCAGGCCCACCTCGGCATTCAGGCCGCTGGACGAGACGAACGCGGTCAGCGCTGCAGCCGCTTCGCCCGTATCCTTAGGCACCAGGCTCTTCATCGTTTGCAGGATCCGGTCGGCGGCCTTCTGCATTGCTGGCTTGAGCTCGTTGTCCACGTTTTTGTGGATATTGCGCATCAGGCGCCGAAGCTTGAAATCGCCGGACATCCTGGAGCGGCGAACGGCCATGATTACTCCTTGGTCGATTCGACCTTGACTGGCTTATCGACCTTCTCAGTCACCTCTTCGGCGTAGCCGCGAGCAATCAACCCCTTGCCGACCTCAGCCGAAACCTCGAAGGCTTCACCTTTCTCGCGGTCGCCAACAGCGCCGGAGAGCACACCCAGTGCACGAATTTTCATGTTGTTTTCCTCATGGGTTTGGCACAGACGAGCAAAGCAGCCTCATCATCGTCCCGTAGTTGTCTGTTAATACGGCTTCGACTTTGTAGGTCGCGCCACGCCTAGTTAGCCGCCAGCCGACACAAACGTCTTCACGCGGTCTGGTGAGAATTTCAGCTGTTACAACAGCTTCCAATTGCTCAGCAACTGGCGAGACACGACCACTTGGCAGCCTGATTTCGGCCCACAACTCCGGAGGACTAGCAGCCAGCCACGTCTCATCAGCGCCGCCCGAACTGTTACGCACCTGCTTCGGATAGGTCACCTGGCAACGGTGTCGAAGGGGGCCTGCTCTCATATTCCCCACCCCACACGATGCGGCGTAAGAAGCGCGCGTGAACCCATGGGCATCTCAGTTGCGATGGTGCCGGTTACGACATCCTCACGGTTCGCGTAGAGATGACCAAGGTTCAGCAAGCAGGCCGCTTTAATGGAAGGATTGATTAGCATTGGTGAATCACCCGCCTCTCCTGCCGCGACAGCCTCTGCCATTGACTGCTCATCGACATAGAACCGACGATTCAGGTAATCCATTGCCTGCCCCTCCGCAGCTTCAACCAAAAGCTCCAGATACTCGTCATCATCATCAGGATCGCGAAGGTGATGCCGAGCGATGGTCAAGCTGATAACCGGCATGCCTTACTCCTTCAGCGGCTCGAGGGCTGCCAGCTTCCGCTGCACCAGCTCTTCGGCATGCCGGCGCGGCACTGAATAAGCAGGACCGCCGCGGCGACGCAGCTCGCCCTCGTCCATGTAGGATCGCATCGGGTAAATTTGAACAACTACAGGGTTGGGATTGACCACAAGATCCTCTCCGCCCACAAGTTGATCGGAGCCTTTGCCGCCATCAGTTGCCACCAATCCGACCTGGCCGGCACCTTCGCTGTCGTCGGCGCCAATAACTGGGGCATTGGTGTCGGCAGCCTGGTTGGTCGCAGCCGCATCCGTTTCGAAGCTCGAGCTTGCCTGGCCTACTGGGAGGCCCTGTCCGGTGCTATCCGCCAGGCCTGGATCAGTTGCCGGGGGTCCGTCCCCGCCAGAATTCGGCAAAGCCGCAGGGTCAGGCGAAGGAGACAGGCTGCCACCCTCGGGCTGAACAGTAGTGGGCTCAGTAGGCGATACATGATCTTTCACCTTTGCTGTGGATACTGGTGTTTCCTGTTTACGTGCCATGGAAGTACTCCAGTCGGGCGTCATTCCTGACGCCCTTTGCCAAAGAGATTAAGGAGTGATCAGCGGACCAGTGACGAACGCCTCATCGCGATAGATGGCAAAGGCCAGACGCTCTTCAGCGCGGATCGTTGCCATGTTGTTTTCGAAGTCCTTGTCGTTCTCGGTCGAGATCAGCACTTCGATCTCCATGCGATCGAAGATCTGAGCGCCGAGTTTGAAGGCGCCGACCAGGAAGTCGTTCTGTGTCATGGCCTGGGTAGAAACCACTGGGCGATTCCAAAGTTTCGCGTTGGTGCCGTCCTGAGGCTGGCCGATGATGTAACGGCCCTCCCCGTCCTTGGTCAGCTCGATGGCCGCCCAGTCGATCGGGTTGAGCACGATGCCGTCGGATGGGAACTCGGCCAGTTCGGCCTGCAGCAACGCGAGACGGAGCCGGTCAATGCGCTGCTCGCCGACAACGGCAACACCGGCCGGTGCCGCGTATAGCTGAGCCACGGTCATGAGGCCCTGCAGGTTTGCACCAGTGCCGCTGCCGTAAAGCAACTGCGCTTCTTCCGCCATGGTCAGACCGTAACGCGCGCGACCGTCGATGTAGCTCTGCAACGCCTTCGCGTCATCGAGCATCTGGCGGCTTGCTTTGAAGAGGTGGGCGATGGTGCGGACGTTGGCCGTTGCCAGAGCGAAAGTGAGATCGGAGTACGGCTTGGCGGTGTTTTCCGCGACGGGACGCGCACTGTTGGTGAAACCGGTCTCGCGGATATACTCGATCGAGTTCGATTCGGTGGAACCCGGCGCGACCAGGTCGCGGATGGTCAGCCGGCGTTGCGGCGGAGCAATGATCCCCGGCAAGCGCTGAGTCTGCACCAGGTCACCGCCAGTAGCGGTGGTGATGGCAGCCCGCGGTACTGAGACGCGACGCGAGCCACGGAAGGATGAGTTCATTTCTTGCATTTCTTCGCTCTCGATCACGAGAGCACCAACCGATTTCTGCGGCTCCTCCTGGTGACTACGATCCCGGTTTGCATTGACGAGCTTCTGCTCCGCCTCGCCCAGGCGTGCGCTGATTTCGCCCTGCTTGGTCAGCAGTTCATCCACCTTGGCGCGGGTTTCGGTGTTCATCTCACCCGAGGCCTTGATCTGTTTTTCGACCGCCTCGGCCTGGCTTTTAATTTGGTCACCAATACCCTTGAGGCTGGCGTTGAGTTCCTTGACTTGGGATTCAAAGTCCATGGTCAGTTTCCTTTCAAAGAATTGAGGAGGTTGGTTGCCGCGCTCAGAGAGGCGGAGAGGTCTGGCGCGACAGCGCTGGGCTTGTCGGTCGGGGCAGCGATATGCGTACCCCCGCCGGTAGCGCGAGGCATGCCGGACTTAAAACTGGCGAACAGTTCACGGCGCTCGGAGCGAGGCATGCCAGCCTTCGCCAGGGCTACATCCATGGCCTTGAGCGCATTGTTCTGGGCGGCTTCTTCAGTTTCCCGCTCGGTGATCTCAGTGGACGACAACAGTCCGGTAGCCAGGCCAAGCTCCACGGCACGCTTGCCGCGGATGTAAGTTTCGTCGTCCATCAGTTCGGCCATATCCTCCGCTGGCTGCCCGCCTGTCTCGGCATAGAGATCGGCCATCGCGGCATCGAACTCCTCCATGTCGTCGGCGATGCTTCGAAGGTAGTTGCGATTACCGGCGAGCCAGGTCCAGCAGTTGTGGATCATCAGGAAGGCGCTGCTGGCTACCTCTCGCTTAGTGCCCGCGAGGAAGACAATCGAAGCAGCGCTGGCCGCCATGCCGAGCACCTTAGTGGTGACTTCGTGACTGTGCTCCTGGAGGCGGTTGTAGATGGCGATGCCTTCGAACATGTCGCCGCCCGGCGAGTTGATATAGACGGTGACGTCACGCTCGCCGATGGCTCGCAGTGCTGCATCGATTCGCTTCAGCGTTACGCCCTCGCCATACCAGTCCTCACCGATGACGCCGTATACGGTGATGGTGTCCGAGGTGTTCTCGACGGCCGCCTGGATCGCGGGATTCCATTTATCGAGCGCGCGTGGGCTCATCTCGCTGCGTAGGCCGCGAGATTGGATTTTGTGTTTCATGGATTACTCCCGAGAGTTGCTTTCTGACTCTTTGAGCCAGTTCATCAGGGCTGCACGTGCCGCCTGCCCATCACTTTGATTTCCAAGCTGGTCGAGCGGCACCAGGTTCGATTGCACAGTCAGGATGTCTCCGCCTGGCTTGCTGGGCATGTTGTCCTTGCGACGCCCTTCATTGCGCGTGATGAAGCCGTTCTGAGCCATGGTGCTGAGGTATGCAGCACGACCTGTGCTGTCTGCTCGCAGGAATGCCTCCAGAGAGAACTCGGCGTAGAAATTGATTCGATCCACGGCAGTCATACAGCGCTTGTTCACACACTGCTCAATCGGGGCCGTGTAGGACATGATGCAATAGGTCAGGAAGGCAATCTGCTGCTGCTCCAGGCCAGTACCCCAGTTGCTGCCCTTGTCGGTCTTCATCACCATCCAAGGCGGCACGCCGAACCAGCGGCAGATCTCCTCAATGCTGTGTCCTCTCGACTCCAGCAACTGGGCGTCGGCTGGATTGATACCGATCATTTCCGGCTTCACGCCGGCCTCAAGCACTGGGCTGCGACCGGCGTTGAGCGCGCCGGAGATCGTCTTCACGTAATCACGAAACTCGACGCGCTGCGCTGGATTTAGGGTCTTGTCCACCGAGAACGCGACGGTGGGCATCATCCCGTTTTTAAACGTGTTGTTCGCGGCATCGTCAGCCGACATGGCCGAGCCAAACACGTCCGCGCCGTAACGGATCGCTGACAGACCTACCCTGCCATCCAGGGTGAATGCCGGAATGTGCAACATATTCTCGCGCAGGATCTCTCGACGAGCCCCCTTTCGCGGCTTGAAGAAGTACCTGAGTCGGCCATCGTCATCGAGTTCCAGCTCGATTCGCGAGGGCATCAGAAAGTCCAGGGCAATCACCCGCCCCGCGGCACGGTGTATCTCGCAGTAAGCATTGCCCCAAAGTAGCATCGAGGCGACGACAGCTTGCCAGAAGTGGAAGGCTGCCATGTCCTCGTTGGGGCTTGTATGCACCACGTCGTATAGCGCGAAGTCCCTTGCACTTTCGCGGCTGCCATCTGGCATACGCCGGTAGATGCTCAACGGCAAACCAGCAACCGATGTCGAGATGATCCGAACACACGCCCAAACTGTGGAGAGTCGCATGGCGTTGTCGACGCTGACCGACTTCCCACTGCTGGACTGAGCCCCGAGGAAGTTGCTCCAGAATCCGCCATCCGATAATCGAATGGATTTCCCGAGCCATCCATTCAGGTTGGCCGAAGGCTTGGCCGCTGCAGCGCCCAACGCCTGAGATAACGATTTAATCACTGCTCAATCCTCGGCGAATAAAGGCTGCGATGCAGAACAAACTCAGCGCCCCCGCCAACAAGGCCCAGCCAGTGCCGGCTAGCATCCAGACGCCAGCACAAGCCATACAGAAGGCCGCGAGCGAAACGAGGATGAAGTAATGGAATGCGTTCATGCGATCAATGGGTCTCGGATGCCAGCCATGAAGTTGTCCATTCCGCCTCGCCCTTCCGGGTTCAGACTGAGCAGCGAAACGGCGTTGAATGTGGCCATGAGCGGGTCAATCTTTGCTGTCCCTGATGCCTGCTTCGTAATCAAAAAAGCGTTGGCAGACGGGACACCTTTCGCGTTACCGCAGGCCCAAGCCATGAGCGGCTGGCCGCAGTGCAGCAATGCGCCTTCGGCGAGCTTACGTTCGGTCGTCTTGATTGCGCCGGTCAGCTTCCAGCCTTGGGAAATACCTACGATCTTGTCTTCCTCTACACCTGCATCTGCCAGGGCGTCGAGAACAGCGCCAATACCAGCTGGATCGAGGCCGACCTTATCCAACAAACCAGTTGCATTGACGCGAGCAACAATGGCCGCAAGTTGTTCGACGTCTTCACCGATGCGTTTGACGATCGTCAGATCTCCCGTCGCCTCAAGATCTCGCAAGCGAGGAGCTTCGGACTTGCGCCGCTCAAGGACCGATGGGTGCGCCCAAGCGTGAGCCCAGTGCAACCACCTACGAGTTCCAATCTCACGACCGAGAACAGCCAACCCGAGCAAGTCATCGAGGCCACCGCCGTCCCCGCCGATATCGACCACTTCGCACCGAGAGAGCAGTGCATCGAGCGTCAGACCAGCAAGCGACTGGGGTTCCCAGAATTCAGCGCCGACCCAGTTGTCGGACATCAGGGCCAGGCCGATTTCAATGTTGAGATGCTTGGCCAGGAAGCCACGTAGATCTGCTTCACCGTCGAGCTCCGCCTGCATGAAAAGGCGTTCTAGCGTCGGTCGGTCAACCGAATAACCCATGTTCGGGTTAACCAGGTGGAAATTCTCGGGTTTCCGTGCCTCACCGCTCTTGATCATCTCTTGCGAGAATTCATAGATGATCGGTAAGAACCGGTTGTCCTCGATACGGCCATCCCGCACGCCACGGGCATAGGAAAGCTTCGACCTGAACACGCCGGCCGGCGGTTCGTTTGACTGAGTTGTCAGCCAGATGATGAAGCCTTCCGGCCTGGACAGCAGACCACCAGTAGCTTCCCGGATCATGTCTGCCGCTTTCGGGTTCTTACCAAAGAGCCAGGCTTCGTCGATCAACACACCGACCGCTTTCTTGCCGCCTACCACGTCGCTGTCAGCAGCCACTACTTTTAGCGTGGCTCCCGTCTCACGATGGGTGATCAGCCGTAGGTGCGGCTGAACATGTAGAAGTGCTTTCAGCTCTTCATCGTTGTTGACCATGTCTTTGGCCGGTACGAATGAGTTGTCCGCAATCTCCTTGGTCGGCGCCAAGATGATGAATTCAGCTGACAGGCGCCAGTTGCGGATCAGCGCCGTTAGCATGATCCCCGCAGCGATGGTGGATTTACTGTTTTTTTTCGGGATACAGAGCATCACCTCCCGAATCAACCGCTCGCCGGTCTCGCTGTTGTAGCTGCCGAACACAGCTCCGGCGAAGGCCAACACCCAGGGGGCGCAGGAGGCTTCGATTGTCGGGCTGCCAGGGGCATCGACAATCTTCAGGCCCTTGAAAACCTCAAGGCTAGCTTCTGCCTCATCAGGAAATAGCGGCTCTGGAATGATCGACTCGCCCGCAGCCAGCCGCCGCCACCAGTCTGGGCAGGCGGTAGTCCATTGCATGAGTTACCCCTTGACGACAGAGAGTGGCGGCTTGCCTTGCGCGTATCGCCCCTTGCCCACCTCCTTGGCAGCATCCTGGCGGGCTTCCTTCTTACCCTGATCTGCCATCTTGCCGTGCACGTAGGGCATGAGCGCCTTGGCGGCATCCACTCGTAGCTTCGGTTCGGCAGACTGCTCGTTCATCACTGCAACCAGGAAGTCGCGAGGATCGTCGAACTCGGCGAAAACCAACGCATCGTCAGGCGTCTCCGCTGGAGCCGGCGAGTTAACTTTCCCTGCAGCTTTAACCTCGGTCGAGGAAGCGGTCTTTACCCTGGACTTGCGAGCGAGGTAGGCAGTGACGTCGGGGTCCTTCGCAAGCTTCGAGCCCGCCTGCGACGCGGTTTTCTCGGAATAGCCAGCTGAAATAGCTGCGTCTCTTTTCGAGGCGCCCGACTGCAAAGCGTCAGCAAACCGGCGCTTTTTGTCGGTTAAAGCCATGGTTAACTTTTCCGTAAATTGGGAAAAAATGTGTGCGTGAGGTCGAGGGCGGTCTAGCTAGGCAGGAACTCTAAGCTTTAACACCCCCTACCCTGTGTGGCACGTCACTGCCGCCAACGACTCATTCTCAGCGCCTCAGCCGACCTTCAGCCTGCCAGGCCTGCAGCTTCCTCGGCCTGCTTCACCGAGTCGTGGCAGGACCTGCAGAGTGGCTGCCAATTGGTCTGATTCCAGAACAGATCCTGATCACCACGGTGCGGGATGATGTGGTCAACCACGCTGGCCGCGGCAGTCAGCCCGCCCCGCGCGCAGTACACGCACAACGGGTTGTCGAGCAGGTAGCGCTCACGCGCCTTCTGCCACTTGTAGCCGTAGCCCCGCTGAGTGCTAGTTTTGTCGCTTCGCCAGCTTCCTGGGGTGATGGTCTTAAGGCGGGAGCCCGAGCCTTCCTTCACCCGAGAGCCAAGCGTCTTGAGCCTGGCCATCAACCTTCAACCTTGCGACTAGCCCACTTCTGCGCCAAAGCCCGGATCTGGTCCACTCCCAACAGCCCGATGAAAGCTGCAGAGAACAACGTCCAGGCAACGTTGAGCCCCATTGCGTTGATGCCCAAGCCAATCAGCATGATCAGCAAAGCACCGAACGCCGCCTCCAGAATCGTGGCGATCATGCTCTTGCGCTCGCTGTACAGACGAATGCGGATGTATGACAGAACAAAGGTCAGCCCCATAACAAGGCCGTACTCACGCAAAGCTGTCATGAAGGTAATCCACAGGTCAGGGTTCTTATCTGGCATTTTGGGCATCTCAGTGCCCTCTCGGGGCTGGTGATAGGTCCGGCTCACACAGCACTCCCAGCTAGGCGCGATGGGAATGGTGGAGCCGAAAACGAAAAAGCCCGCACTGGGCGGGCATTCAGAATATGTGAAAGGATCAGGCGCCCGATTCAGGGTCGCTTGCAGGCCCGCGGCGGGGTTCGTTGGCGTTATCCCCCTGATTACCCGCGGGCGAATCGGCCTCAGGACCATTGGCTCGACGACTAGTGCCTGATTCCGGATGCTCGCTTGACACTGAATTATTGGCCTCCACGTCAGAAAGCTCTTCTTCGACAGGTGTCGCATCATCCGGCGGCAGAGGAATCTCAGACTCTCTACGCCGAGGATCTTGACCGGCTT is a window of Pseudomonas sp. DG56-2 DNA encoding:
- a CDS encoding DUF3168 domain-containing protein yields the protein MPDPSVALQEALFTRLATEVSCPIFDGAPMNTPKPYVSIDREVSANIRPIAGRKREQRLIYLSVWSDAIGQAEVKRINGEIINALDERRLPLSTGRAVSVRVEQADAQRDADGVTYQGSITVRVITTH
- a CDS encoding HK97-gp10 family putative phage morphogenesis protein, producing the protein MAVRRSRMSGDFKLRRLMRNIHKNVDNELKPAMQKAADRILQTMKSLVPKDTGEAAAALTAFVSSSGLNAEVGLRGKLNNQRYFYLRFIEYGTKGYSGKVYHRADADAVSGSHTTNRDRSQLKGKNRLGRRDTKNKSDGANFFGKYPDIPARPAHPWLRPAMQVNREFVLAEIEAAVTRTLRKASQGVGNA
- a CDS encoding tape measure protein → MADTDIQGMLVRIEATTAQLRSEIARADSSVAQGAIKIDRSLARIDEGFDRVGESALTAGGLIKNAMGLAAGAISVKSVIDAADSYSQMSDRIELATSSFGEYNLVQERLLETAKRTYRPLSEAQELYIGTADSLRSMGKSTSQALDVMDSFSFLLVTNSASADKASSAIDAYSKALQTGKVDGDSWKSILAAMPTMVDTLAKATGRSAEEIRSLGIEGKLSLDLLTEGLEKSAKANGELADSMGVAVRDALQNLSNAFSVYIGQANEATDFTGKLASGIALLGDNFFYFADIAVAAATAAIAKYGIASVGSAYAAIKDASARKAQAAAVLIAAQAEQRKAQTTVFLAEKEAVAARGTAVQTQLSLQLAQARMVEARATAAVGVAQEAVKGASFSLLGMLGGPAGVIALAVGAATAFLTLRDNTGYLEEKLGDLSGPIDKLIEKFNELDRASQSTALRGLRSDLEDAKSDLSAVSGALAFEFQSNLTNAGLAGASGFMAGIAPLPTEFQSAMDIVKKASADQAAGMVVDWKSVADQVRVIPGVTAEMADALNDSGGAAATKAKVVQHLTEVIAQLTGETDSNTRSERENAAARAVAAQDGQKYLDQLLKQLATAQDKTSLDAANRFIAENTLLTEGQIVAIRSAAAARDAQKKADDAAAKAGRKNLSEGESATKKQLKDFESTEEGYKRQIELINTTGDKQKDATEVAKLSFELQEGKLGNLSKAQQKRLLEMAAELDGLNKIKKANEDALKLSAFKAAQATGTQNTVNGFSQELAGIGMGDKARDRMRADLAMRQKYVEDLNALTEQRNAGQIDPELYRSETQVLTEEYNKRLLAQQFYYEQVDEAQSNWVNGARDAWQNFADDALNYSAQAADFVSGSLGSATSQLGGAFTDIITESKDAGDAVADAAAGMAKSMAGALMDMAAQWLVYGAVQAIVGKSTQSVASLGMVANAQAMSFQAQLAAYASTAAIPLTGPALAPGAAAAAAAATAPMVAGVSTASAMAGAGFMDGGYTGHGRRDEVAGPVHRGEYVFDAEATARIGVGRLEALSDGRIGMTGGSGVAASAGAAPAGGPPQINIDAPIYVQAQPGMSDEAARRQGEVMGEGLRQTIREVVNEEFSQGGSMWRR
- a CDS encoding head-tail connector protein, with translation MPVISLTIARHHLRDPDDDDEYLELLVEAAEGQAMDYLNRRFYVDEQSMAEAVAAGEAGDSPMLINPSIKAACLLNLGHLYANREDVVTGTIATEMPMGSRALLTPHRVGWGI
- a CDS encoding phage major capsid protein, which produces MDFESQVKELNASLKGIGDQIKSQAEAVEKQIKASGEMNTETRAKVDELLTKQGEISARLGEAEQKLVNANRDRSHQEEPQKSVGALVIESEEMQEMNSSFRGSRRVSVPRAAITTATGGDLVQTQRLPGIIAPPQRRLTIRDLVAPGSTESNSIEYIRETGFTNSARPVAENTAKPYSDLTFALATANVRTIAHLFKASRQMLDDAKALQSYIDGRARYGLTMAEEAQLLYGSGTGANLQGLMTVAQLYAAPAGVAVVGEQRIDRLRLALLQAELAEFPSDGIVLNPIDWAAIELTKDGEGRYIIGQPQDGTNAKLWNRPVVSTQAMTQNDFLVGAFKLGAQIFDRMEIEVLISTENDKDFENNMATIRAEERLAFAIYRDEAFVTGPLITP
- a CDS encoding phage head closure protein; translated protein: MRAGPLRHRCQVTYPKQVRNSSGGADETWLAASPPELWAEIRLPSGRVSPVAEQLEAVVTAEILTRPREDVCVGWRLTRRGATYKVEAVLTDNYGTMMRLLCSSVPNP
- a CDS encoding head maturation protease, ClpP-related; translation: MKHKIQSRGLRSEMSPRALDKWNPAIQAAVENTSDTITVYGVIGEDWYGEGVTLKRIDAALRAIGERDVTVYINSPGGDMFEGIAIYNRLQEHSHEVTTKVLGMAASAASIVFLAGTKREVASSAFLMIHNCWTWLAGNRNYLRSIADDMEEFDAAMADLYAETGGQPAEDMAELMDDETYIRGKRAVELGLATGLLSSTEITERETEEAAQNNALKAMDVALAKAGMPRSERRELFASFKSGMPRATGGGTHIAAPTDKPSAVAPDLSASLSAATNLLNSLKGN